A single window of Streptomyces aquilus DNA harbors:
- a CDS encoding TIR domain-containing protein, with protein MIFTEERADRSCAKWDEVAEIFINYRKEGGAYAAALLDELLSSRFGERHIFRAARSIAPGSDYSESILEAVAGCAVLLVIIDSEWLDRLNPEARDSTPRKDWVLREIEEAFKWERTVVPVLLSGAECLDEGKLPQSLARVARLQYLRFDYRNIRQDVNFIAEQLSKVCPPLQNVAEGADRESISPRRLH; from the coding sequence GTGATCTTCACTGAAGAGCGGGCGGATCGTTCATGTGCGAAATGGGATGAAGTGGCTGAGATATTCATCAACTACCGCAAAGAGGGCGGGGCGTATGCGGCCGCCCTGCTTGACGAATTGCTGTCAAGTCGCTTTGGTGAGCGTCACATTTTTCGAGCGGCTAGGTCTATCGCGCCAGGATCGGACTACTCGGAGTCCATTCTTGAAGCTGTGGCTGGGTGTGCGGTGTTGCTCGTGATCATAGATTCTGAATGGCTGGACAGACTTAACCCCGAGGCCCGTGACTCCACCCCTAGGAAAGACTGGGTCTTGCGAGAAATAGAGGAGGCGTTCAAGTGGGAGCGAACGGTGGTCCCTGTGCTGTTGTCCGGAGCTGAATGTTTGGATGAGGGTAAGCTCCCCCAAAGCTTGGCTCGTGTTGCCCGGCTGCAATATCTGCGATTTGACTATCGAAACATTCGGCAGGATGTCAATTTTATTGCTGAGCAGTTGAGCAAGGTCTGCCCCCCGCTTCAAAATGTAGCGGAAGGGGCCGACCGTGAAAGCATTTCGCCCCGCCGTTTGCATTGA
- a CDS encoding XRE family transcriptional regulator, which yields MSNERLRSALLARSMTVQSLADAIDVNPKTVERWITQGKVPYRRHQYATAAALQVDVTMLWDDSRTQDSAADMSKAEIVTVYPHRHTVPSPLWREMCERATERIDILVYAGIYLAEDPLFFSTLKEKSESGVRIRVLMGDPECEAVIRRGIDEGHRIMDGKIRNALVNYQPLFTSHPDIEFRLHDTVLYNSIYRADDEMLANTHVYGIGAYMAPVFHLRRLPGGGLFDTFANSVQQTWEGARPVTERDITGA from the coding sequence ATGTCCAACGAGCGCTTACGGTCGGCCCTGTTGGCCCGGAGCATGACTGTCCAGAGCCTGGCTGACGCGATCGACGTCAACCCGAAGACGGTGGAGCGCTGGATCACGCAGGGCAAAGTGCCGTACCGGCGCCACCAGTACGCAACGGCGGCGGCCCTCCAGGTCGACGTGACGATGCTGTGGGACGACTCCCGAACGCAGGACTCCGCAGCCGACATGAGCAAGGCGGAGATCGTCACCGTCTACCCGCATCGACACACAGTGCCGTCGCCCCTCTGGCGCGAGATGTGCGAGCGGGCCACCGAGCGCATCGACATCCTCGTGTACGCCGGCATCTACTTGGCAGAGGACCCACTCTTCTTCTCGACACTGAAGGAGAAGTCTGAGAGCGGCGTCCGTATCCGGGTGCTCATGGGCGACCCAGAGTGCGAAGCCGTCATCCGGCGGGGGATCGACGAGGGACATCGCATCATGGACGGCAAGATCCGTAATGCGCTGGTCAACTACCAACCGCTGTTCACCAGCCACCCGGACATCGAATTCCGCCTGCACGACACCGTGCTCTACAACTCGATCTACCGTGCCGATGACGAGATGTTGGCCAACACGCACGTCTACGGCATCGGCGCCTACATGGCACCCGTCTTCCACCTGCGGCGACTCCCCGGAGGCGGTCTGTTCGACACCTTCGCCAATAGCGTTCAGCAGACCTGGGAAGGCGCCAGGCCAGTGACAGAACGCGACATCACGGGAGCTTGA
- a CDS encoding DUF2637 domain-containing protein translates to MTTPAHVDALPTPVETPSTPVNVDRAITALASVLTVVLTAVAFWLSYEHLQEVAARHGMAEAVARSWAWPATVDLFIVIGELLILRASLAHRVDWWAIALVTAGDGASIALNVAGVGQDANALDYVVAAVPPVAALLAFGALMRQVHGYLTRRTMTGVAPASTGVEAPSTPVMGSVDAPLPAPPATPLAELAPVPSAGPEPLTAVAASTPVDKEVSPVAPASTAVDLCMPVVYANRVDQLVRALYGTDFTQPSTARMTMAMAGAGLGASESTARTARSRVRAREPYLADFPTALAG, encoded by the coding sequence ATGACCACCCCAGCTCACGTCGACGCCTTGCCGACGCCCGTCGAGACACCATCGACGCCCGTCAACGTAGACCGTGCCATTACGGCGCTCGCGTCGGTGCTCACGGTGGTGCTGACCGCGGTGGCGTTCTGGCTCTCGTACGAGCACTTGCAGGAGGTTGCCGCGCGGCACGGCATGGCGGAGGCGGTGGCCCGCTCGTGGGCCTGGCCCGCCACGGTGGACCTGTTCATCGTGATCGGGGAGCTTCTGATCCTGCGTGCCTCGCTCGCCCACCGGGTCGACTGGTGGGCAATCGCCCTGGTCACCGCCGGGGATGGCGCCTCCATCGCGCTGAACGTGGCCGGGGTCGGCCAAGACGCGAACGCCCTCGACTACGTGGTCGCTGCGGTCCCGCCGGTGGCGGCCCTGCTGGCGTTCGGTGCGTTGATGCGGCAAGTGCACGGCTACCTGACCCGGCGGACGATGACGGGCGTCGCCCCGGCGTCGACGGGCGTCGAAGCACCGTCGACGCCCGTCATGGGGAGCGTCGACGCCCCGCTGCCCGCGCCGCCCGCGACCCCCCTTGCCGAGTTGGCCCCGGTGCCTTCCGCTGGCCCGGAGCCGTTGACCGCGGTGGCTGCGTCGACGCCCGTCGACAAGGAGGTGTCGCCCGTCGCCCCGGCGTCGACGGCCGTCGATCTGTGCATGCCGGTGGTGTACGCGAACCGGGTCGACCAGTTGGTCCGGGCGCTGTACGGCACCGACTTCACGCAGCCGAGTACGGCCCGCATGACCATGGCGATGGCCGGGGCCGGACTCGGGGCGTCGGAGTCGACGGCCCGCACCGCGCGTAGCCGGGTCAGGGCCCGTGAGCCGTACCTGGCTGACTTCCCCACGGCACTGGCCGGTTGA
- a CDS encoding DUF6932 family protein, with protein MTTLVREWLRGGLVDLDFSVKANGVEFFLPPGRFHVAYEEAHALLVENERFRGSETRPQIWDGFEDYLARFFALEDHFSDLLEGQPLIHRLWLGGSYVSSKVNPSNIDVAVLVNAPGEERIKGKPRAGWMTRAFDRHVVLPDFRVSSLRISYRPVRSVFKSRTLAAEDQDYLRERGAWDDWWQRCRPPGAKGAPTLESAEPRRGYLEVAP; from the coding sequence ATGACCACGTTGGTCAGGGAGTGGCTCAGGGGGGGCCTGGTGGACTTGGATTTCAGCGTCAAGGCAAATGGAGTGGAGTTCTTCCTGCCGCCGGGGCGGTTCCATGTTGCTTATGAAGAAGCGCACGCCCTCCTTGTGGAAAATGAGCGGTTCAGGGGATCGGAAACAAGGCCCCAGATCTGGGACGGGTTCGAAGACTACCTGGCTCGCTTCTTCGCGCTTGAGGATCACTTTAGTGATCTTCTGGAGGGTCAGCCATTGATCCATCGTCTATGGCTCGGCGGGAGCTACGTGAGTTCGAAGGTGAATCCCTCGAACATCGATGTGGCGGTGCTGGTCAACGCGCCTGGCGAAGAGCGGATCAAGGGGAAGCCCAGGGCCGGTTGGATGACCCGGGCCTTCGACCGTCATGTCGTTCTGCCGGACTTTCGTGTGTCTAGCCTCCGCATTTCCTACAGGCCGGTTCGGTCTGTGTTCAAGTCCAGGACACTCGCAGCCGAAGACCAGGACTACCTGCGGGAGCGGGGAGCATGGGATGATTGGTGGCAGCGCTGCCGGCCGCCTGGAGCGAAGGGCGCGCCCACGTTGGAGTCGGCTGAGCCTAGGCGCGGGTACCTGGAGGTGGCACCGTGA
- a CDS encoding RRQRL motif-containing zinc-binding protein has protein sequence MSLAFAKCFDPKGARFGIPTFPWRCAPDGYATLRQLRARGLRPGGQPVAAQVLRPRYRRGPLVAYLYRLDRAKPVRPMTPAKRAALAKANAARRTCPQCRTDAGYVIPVSLGVCVPCAYPDDEQRAA, from the coding sequence ATGTCGCTCGCGTTCGCCAAGTGCTTCGACCCCAAGGGCGCCCGCTTCGGGATACCGACGTTCCCCTGGCGGTGCGCTCCCGATGGCTACGCCACTCTCCGCCAGCTGAGAGCGCGCGGGCTGCGCCCCGGCGGTCAGCCGGTCGCCGCGCAGGTCCTGCGCCCGCGCTACCGACGCGGCCCGCTGGTCGCCTACCTCTACCGGCTTGACCGGGCCAAGCCCGTCCGGCCGATGACGCCGGCCAAGCGTGCCGCGCTGGCCAAGGCCAACGCCGCACGGCGTACCTGCCCGCAGTGCCGCACGGACGCGGGCTACGTCATCCCGGTCTCGCTCGGGGTGTGCGTGCCCTGCGCCTATCCCGACGACGAACAGCGCGCCGCCTGA
- a CDS encoding HD domain-containing protein: MSTLTEWAYPLAESLLAEPLPRRWQHCLGVAERARTIALVLGDDAELLEAAAVLHDIGYAPDLAKTGFHPLDGARYLRDVAGADERVVNLVAHHSCAWMEAEARGLRAELEGEFPREGAHLNDALCYCDMNTTPDGTPTNPIDRVNEIAGRYGPDSLIGTFIRRAEPEILACTSRVLERVSAAKRQPM, translated from the coding sequence TTGTCGACGTTGACTGAGTGGGCCTACCCCCTCGCGGAATCCCTGCTCGCGGAGCCGCTCCCGCGGCGCTGGCAGCACTGCTTGGGCGTCGCTGAGCGAGCGCGCACAATCGCGCTCGTGCTCGGAGACGATGCCGAACTGCTCGAAGCCGCAGCAGTCCTGCACGACATCGGCTACGCGCCCGACCTGGCCAAGACCGGTTTCCATCCCCTCGATGGCGCCCGCTACCTCCGGGATGTCGCCGGCGCCGACGAACGCGTCGTGAATCTCGTAGCGCACCACTCCTGCGCATGGATGGAAGCCGAAGCGCGTGGCCTGCGGGCGGAGTTGGAGGGCGAGTTCCCCCGCGAGGGCGCGCACCTGAACGACGCGCTCTGCTACTGCGACATGAACACGACGCCGGACGGCACCCCCACGAACCCCATCGACCGCGTCAACGAGATCGCGGGACGGTACGGGCCGGACAGCCTGATCGGGACGTTCATCCGGCGAGCGGAGCCGGAGATCCTCGCGTGCACGTCCCGAGTGCTGGAGCGGGTGTCCGCCGCCAAGCGTCAGCCGATGTAG
- a CDS encoding GntR family transcriptional regulator translates to MRDHGVSRGVVLRAFKELQADGVAEPVRGGRWRVVRQGEHVDRRPLDERIADIIATEGFEVGAKFPSASQLMGRFKVSRPTVTKALDKLEAAGLLASEGQGKVRTVRTVPNREERS, encoded by the coding sequence ATGCGCGATCACGGCGTCTCGCGCGGCGTGGTGCTCCGTGCCTTCAAGGAGCTTCAAGCGGATGGGGTAGCTGAACCGGTGCGGGGCGGCCGGTGGCGGGTAGTACGCCAGGGCGAGCACGTCGACCGGCGCCCGCTGGACGAGCGCATCGCCGACATCATCGCGACCGAAGGGTTCGAGGTCGGGGCCAAGTTCCCTAGCGCGTCTCAACTGATGGGCAGGTTCAAGGTCTCCCGACCGACCGTGACCAAGGCTCTCGACAAGCTCGAAGCCGCCGGCTTGCTGGCGAGTGAAGGTCAGGGCAAGGTGCGGACAGTCCGCACTGTGCCGAACCGAGAGGAGCGTTCGTAG
- the traA gene encoding plasmid transfer protein TraA: MANATRNGARPTGADKGNKFANVGAAAGGFVGAMGGSFVPPINVTVNNNRNSSGGGHGTRAQSLLPAPEFNSPAQVRNYCNTLRAAGVTLSIEVAMAAEILESILASVPDPEGRPFGSRIRARKVARKMRKSADGMRDAAKNAAACYATFQQEFEEEINRVRHRARRPQQPVMNWAQQ, from the coding sequence ATGGCAAACGCTACGCGTAACGGTGCTCGCCCCACTGGCGCCGACAAGGGCAACAAGTTCGCCAACGTGGGTGCTGCGGCCGGGGGGTTCGTCGGCGCGATGGGCGGCTCGTTCGTCCCGCCGATCAACGTCACGGTCAACAACAACCGGAACTCGTCCGGTGGGGGACACGGTACTCGCGCCCAATCCCTTCTGCCCGCGCCGGAGTTCAACTCCCCGGCGCAGGTACGCAACTACTGCAACACCCTGCGTGCGGCTGGCGTGACGCTCTCCATTGAGGTGGCCATGGCCGCGGAGATCCTCGAAAGCATCCTCGCCTCTGTGCCCGACCCGGAAGGACGGCCGTTCGGCTCGCGCATCCGGGCCCGGAAAGTGGCCCGAAAGATGCGCAAGTCCGCTGACGGCATGCGTGACGCCGCAAAGAACGCCGCCGCCTGCTACGCGACCTTCCAGCAGGAGTTCGAGGAAGAGATCAACCGGGTGCGGCACCGTGCCCGTCGCCCGCAGCAGCCGGTCATGAACTGGGCTCAGCAGTAA
- a CDS encoding NUDIX domain-containing protein, protein MGRIDYLHDPDAPPANSVVPSVVAFVQNDAGQVLMIQRSDNGRWALPGGGHDVGESISDTVVREVWEETGIKAEVVDMSGIYTDPGHVMQYDDGEIRQQFSICFRARPVGGAVRTSNETTQVRWVDPADLEKLDVHPTMRLRIEHAMDRTRPTPYIG, encoded by the coding sequence ATGGGACGCATCGACTACCTGCACGACCCGGACGCTCCGCCGGCCAACTCGGTCGTGCCGTCCGTCGTGGCGTTCGTACAGAACGACGCGGGCCAAGTGCTGATGATCCAGCGGTCCGACAACGGACGCTGGGCGTTGCCCGGCGGTGGGCACGATGTCGGGGAGTCCATCAGCGACACCGTGGTGCGTGAGGTCTGGGAAGAGACCGGCATCAAGGCGGAAGTCGTCGACATGTCCGGGATCTACACGGACCCCGGCCACGTGATGCAGTACGACGACGGGGAGATCCGGCAGCAGTTCAGCATCTGTTTCCGCGCGCGGCCGGTCGGCGGTGCGGTCCGTACGAGCAACGAGACGACGCAGGTCCGCTGGGTCGACCCAGCGGACCTGGAGAAGCTGGACGTCCACCCCACGATGCGGCTCCGGATCGAGCACGCCATGGACCGGACGCGTCCGACGCCCTACATCGGCTGA